One Onychostoma macrolepis isolate SWU-2019 chromosome 10, ASM1243209v1, whole genome shotgun sequence genomic region harbors:
- the drg1 gene encoding developmentally-regulated GTP-binding protein 1, with protein sequence MSLLAKIAEIENEMARTQKNKATAHHLGLLKARLAKLRRELITPKGGSGGGTGEGFDVAKTGDARIGFVGFPSVGKSTLLSNLAGVYSEVAAYEFTTLTTVPGVIRYKGAKIQLLDLPGIIEGAKDGKGRGRQVIAVARTCNLILIVLDVLKPLGHKKLIEHELEGFGIRLNKQPPNIGFKKKDKGGINFTATCAQSELDGETVKSILSEYKIHNADITLRSDSTADDLIDVVEGNRVYIPCIYVLNKIDQISIEELDVIYKIPHCVPISAHHRWNFDDLLEKIWDYLHLVRIYTKPKGQLPDYTAPVVLPDGKTAVEDFCLKIHKNLIKEFKYALVWGSSVKHNPQKVGKDHVLEDEDVIQLVKK encoded by the exons ATGAGTTTACTCGCCAAAATAGCCGAAATCGAGAACGAG ATGGCTCGTACTCAGAAGAATAAGGCCACAGCTCATCATCTGGGTTTGCTGAAGGCTAGATTGGCCAAATTGAGGAGAGAGCTCATCACTCCTAAAGGAGGCAGCGGAGGAGGCACTGGAGAGG GTTTTGATGTGGCAAAAACCGGTGATGCCCGAATAGGATTTGTGGGCTTCCCGTCAGTGGGCAAATCCACTCTTCTGAGTAACTTGGCTGGTGTGTACTCTGAGGTCGCTGCCTATGAGTTTACCACACTGACAACTGTACCGGGAGTGATCCGTTATAAAGGAGCAAAAATTCAG CTCCTGGATCTCCCAGGTATCATTGAGGGAGCGAAAGATGGCAAGGGAAGAGGACGACAAGTCATTGCTG TTGCTCGCACTTGCAATCTTATCCTGATCGTCTTGGACGTTCTGAAGCCTCTCGGACATAAAAAGCTCATTGAACACGAGTTGGAAGGCTTTGGTATCCGTCTCAACAAGCAACCACCAAATATTGGCTTCAAGAAGAAAGACAAGGGCGGAATCAACTTCACCGCAACT TGTGCTCAAAGTGAGCTAGACGGTGAGACTGTGAAAAGCATCCTTTCCGAGTATAAGATCCACAATGCAGATATAACCCTACGAAGCGACTCTACAGCTGATGACCTCATTGATGTGGTGGAGGGGAACCG GGTTTACATCCCCTGCATCTATGTACTCAACAAAATCGACCAGATCTCCATTGAGGAGCTGGACGTTATCTACAAAATCCCTCACTGCGTGCCAATCTCAGCTCACCACCGCTGGAACTTTGACGACCTGTTGGAAAAGATCTGGGACTACCTGCATCTAGTGCGCAT CTACACAAAGCCAAAGGGACAGCTTCCTGATTACACAGCACCTGTAGTACTTCCAGATGGGAAGACAGCTGTTGAGGACTTCTGTTTAAAGATTCACAAAAACCTCATCAAAGAATTCAAATA TGCGTTGGTGTGGGGATCGTCAGTGAAGCATAACCCGCAGAAAGTCGGCAAAGACCATGTGCTAGAAGATGAGGATGTCATCCAGCTGGTCAAGAAATAA